Below is a genomic region from Vibrio pomeroyi.
TTGTGCTTATCTACGTAAATGAATCCGTAGCGTTTTTTCATTTCGCCCGTGGTGAACGACACTAAATCGATACAGCCCCAAGGGGTATATCCCATCAGGTCAACACCATCAATCGCAACCGCTTTTTTCATCTCTTTAATGTGGTCGCCAAGGTAAGCGATGCGGTAGTCATCATTGATGCCGCCATCTTCCTCGATGGTGTCGACCGCGCCAAAGCCATTTTCAACGATGAACAATGGCACTTCATAACGCTCATAGAGAGAAGCTAAACAGAAACGCAAACCTGTTGGGTCAATCGGCCAGCCCCAATCGCTAGACTGAATGAACGGGTTATCAACCGAGTTTTCATGACCGCCGTCCATAGCTTCTTCAGTCGACTGATGCGAAGAAGAATCCAAGGTGTTCGACATGTAGTAACTAAAGCCTAAGTAATCGGCTTTACCCTCTTTTAGGATCTGCTCATCTTCAGGCTGTATTTCGATATTAAAGCCTTTGATGGCCCAATCACGCTTGGCATAGCTTGGGTAGTGACCACGAACCATGACATCAGAGAAGAAATAACGATCACGCATCGCTTGCTGCGCCAGCATGATGTCTTCTGGCTTAGAAGAACGAGGGTAGAAAGGTACCATCGCACACATCGCACCGATCTGAAGATCTGGGTTGATCTCGTGACCTTTCTTAACTACCAATGCGCTTGCAACAAACTGGTGGTGAACCGCTTGGTACATCGCTTCTTGCGGCTTTTCGCATTGCGGGAACTTCACGCCAGAACATAACCAACCAAAGATGTCCGCTGAGGTATTCATCTGGT
It encodes:
- a CDS encoding 6-phospho-beta-glucosidase, which encodes MNNEFPNDFLWGGAVAAHQLEGGWDANGKGVSVVDVLTAGAHGVQRRITDGVIDGENYPNQVAVDFYHRYKEDIKLFAEMGFKCFRTSIAWTRIFPYGDESEPCEAGLKFYDDLFDELLKYDIQPVVTLSHFEMPYHLAKEYGGWMNRKVIDFFVKYSTTVMERYQHKVKYWMTFNEINNQMNTSADIFGWLCSGVKFPQCEKPQEAMYQAVHHQFVASALVVKKGHEINPDLQIGAMCAMVPFYPRSSKPEDIMLAQQAMRDRYFFSDVMVRGHYPSYAKRDWAIKGFNIEIQPEDEQILKEGKADYLGFSYYMSNTLDSSSHQSTEEAMDGGHENSVDNPFIQSSDWGWPIDPTGLRFCLASLYERYEVPLFIVENGFGAVDTIEEDGGINDDYRIAYLGDHIKEMKKAVAIDGVDLMGYTPWGCIDLVSFTTGEMKKRYGFIYVDKHNDQSGSLERKRKKSFEWYKGVIASNGATI